One genomic region from Bactrocera tryoni isolate S06 chromosome 3, CSIRO_BtryS06_freeze2, whole genome shotgun sequence encodes:
- the LOC120772760 gene encoding transmembrane protein 14 homolog, translating into MTVDVMGFLLAGTYTALGVVKAMDNDSFIQLGASLIVGSVLGYGAYLNSKDPPRPLFQLSTELLLAGIMGTRYTLTSDVNDGALFLATAASAFYNSYTYTEDLSNQIDIDDFLGRVDSRKITIKIPDIKKAME; encoded by the exons ATGACTGTTGATGTGATGGGCTTTCTGTTGGCGGGCACATATACCGCATTGGGCGTTGTAAAAGCTATGGATAATG aCTCCTTTATTCAATTAGGAGCAAGTCTCATTGTTGGTAGTGTTCTAGGTTATGGTGCGTATTTGAATTCAAAAGATCCCCCACGTCCTTTGTTTCAGTTGTCTACTGAACTTTTGTTGGCCGGCATAATGGGTACACGTTATACTTTGACAAGCGATGTTAACGATGGCGCATTATTTTTAGCCACAGCTGCTTCAGCGTTTTACAATTCTTATACTTATACCGAAGATTTAAGTAATCAAATTGATATTGACGACTTCTTGGGAAGAGTGGATAGTAGGAAAATCACTATTAAAATACCAGATATCAAAAAGGCGATGGAataa